The genomic segment GGTGTTGCCCCCAGCGCGGCGCAGGACACGCCACGCCTGACGGCGGCCCGGCCAGGCCCCGTGGTTCACCAGCGGAACGCGGGCCCGTTCATCCACCTCGCCCAGCGTGCGCCAGAAGGCCAGTCGCGCCGTCTCGGCCCGCTCGCGCCGCTCCCGCGCCTGACTCCGGGCCTCCGCCGCGGCGCTCACTCCAGCGCCCGAGCCCGAGGGAAGCTCCCAGAAGCGCAGGCCCGTGCCGCCCACCGCCTCCAGCGCCTGCTTCAGCTCCTCGGTGACGAGCAGCGTCTGCCACCCCCGGGCGCGGAACACCTGCGCGTCCCCCACCCGCGTGACATCCAGCCGCGGCGGACCCGCGCGGTGGTGCGTCTGCTCCTGCTCCACCCGCCGCGTGCACACCAGCAGGAAGAAGGGCTCGGCATGCGCCTCCACCTGCACGGGCAGCAGTTGCGTGTCCAGGGACGCCCGCTCGGCGAAGACGGCGGCCAGCCGCGCGCTGACCACCGGGATGCCCGCGCCCGCCTCGGTGAAGTCCAGCGCCACGCCGTCATACGCCCGGAGCGGCAGGCGCAGCGGCCCCTCGCACGTGACCGGCTCGCCCGCCGTGAACAGCGACTCCCCCAGCCGCTGGCCCCGTGCGTCCAGGGGCGCGTCCAGGTCCCAGCGCTCGGGGACGTGGAGGTCGTCAGTGAGTTCGAAGTACCGCTTCGACATGAGTGGCGCCCTGACAGTCCATCCAGTGGACTTTGGAAGTCATGGCGCGGATACCTACCAGAGAAGTCCAGCCCACCGCGAGCACGAAGCGCCGCGGGGCGCGGCCCTTCCTGGCGCCGCGCCCCGCGGATGACACGGTCGCTCCGCTCTACTTCGCGATCAGCAGCACGAGGCCCCGGGCGCACACGCCGTAGTTGGTGTTCTCCCCGCCGATGAGCGTCTCACTTCCGGGACTCGCTACCTGGCCCGAGCCCTCGGCCCAGTTGCACGTGTCCGTCACCCGGTACCAGCTCTTGCCGTTGAAGGGCCAGGGCAGCTTGAAGTTCACCGCTTCGCTCCAGCCGTTGTACGCGACGTAGATGGCCGCGGC from the Cystobacter ferrugineus genome contains:
- a CDS encoding suppressor of fused domain protein — its product is MSKRYFELTDDLHVPERWDLDAPLDARGQRLGESLFTAGEPVTCEGPLRLPLRAYDGVALDFTEAGAGIPVVSARLAAVFAERASLDTQLLPVQVEAHAEPFFLLVCTRRVEQEQTHHRAGPPRLDVTRVGDAQVFRARGWQTLLVTEELKQALEAVGGTGLRFWELPSGSGAGVSAAAEARSQARERRERAETARLAFWRTLGEVDERARVPLVNHGAWPGRRQAWRVLRRAGGNTLLVTDGLSDPFPEREAPSVGFGLELLLETDSEMKEVYRNWPMQLLQRVGDELARSEPVREAVRAGPFCLDVSGKRMPTLLVTQEGRVGVLLGVESGTLPGHFALPEGEVKLVTVKALLPAEFAYGMEHGAEGWAQLARYFAHSGEEHLSRARRKSVLPMLR